The Pseudomonas triclosanedens genome has a window encoding:
- a CDS encoding calcium:proton antiporter: MTRTGRLSRWALLVTALATAIVIATRHAVLQGLVFPVLLATIVAAVLAAVHHAQVVASRVGPILGTLILALSVTVVEAGFVVSVMTYASSAALTLARDTVFSSLMLCCNGMLGLALLVSTRREEIVRFDAFISGSAFATVATVATLTMVLPSFTRSGPGPQFNGAQLAFASTAAAVLYVLHAAKSTAWLHEYVHVERTASALTLEAHKPSRLTAIVSSALLLVTLVTIFYGSETLAPLIEKSIREAHLPSSSIGVLIAMIVALPETLTAARAAHAGQVQVSFNIALGSAMASIGLTIPVVAVASAILHAPLTLGLESKEMVLLVLTTVVGIVTVVSGRASVLRGSLHLTICAAYIFLAFVP; encoded by the coding sequence ATGACGCGCACAGGAAGACTTTCCAGATGGGCTTTGCTGGTCACGGCGCTAGCAACAGCCATCGTCATTGCGACGCGCCACGCTGTACTGCAAGGGCTGGTATTCCCGGTGCTGCTCGCAACGATTGTGGCCGCGGTACTCGCTGCCGTGCATCACGCCCAGGTCGTCGCCAGCCGCGTAGGCCCCATCCTGGGAACCCTGATTCTGGCATTGAGCGTCACGGTCGTGGAAGCGGGCTTTGTGGTTTCGGTGATGACCTATGCAAGCTCCGCAGCATTGACACTCGCACGCGACACGGTGTTTTCATCGCTGATGTTGTGCTGCAACGGCATGTTGGGGCTCGCGCTGCTGGTAAGCACGCGGCGCGAGGAAATAGTGCGGTTCGATGCTTTCATCTCGGGTTCGGCCTTTGCGACGGTCGCAACGGTCGCGACTCTCACTATGGTCTTGCCTTCATTCACTCGCAGCGGGCCAGGCCCCCAATTCAACGGTGCGCAACTCGCGTTCGCGTCCACTGCGGCAGCAGTTCTGTACGTGTTGCACGCGGCCAAATCGACCGCCTGGCTGCACGAATACGTCCACGTCGAGCGCACCGCTTCGGCATTGACACTAGAGGCGCATAAGCCGTCCAGGCTGACGGCTATCGTCAGCTCGGCCTTGCTTCTCGTGACGCTGGTGACGATTTTTTACGGAAGCGAGACGCTTGCGCCGCTCATCGAAAAGTCGATCCGAGAAGCGCACTTGCCGTCATCGTCGATCGGCGTGCTGATCGCAATGATCGTTGCTTTGCCCGAAACCTTGACGGCGGCTAGGGCTGCGCACGCCGGCCAGGTTCAAGTTAGTTTCAACATCGCGCTCGGTTCGGCGATGGCCAGCATCGGCCTGACCATTCCTGTCGTCGCCGTTGCTTCGGCGATATTGCATGCCCCGCTGACACTCGGCCTGGAATCCAAGGAGATGGTGCTGCTGGTGCTGACCACCGTAGTCGGCATCGTGACGGTGGTGTCTGGCCGCGCCTCGGTATTGCGCGGCTCGCTTCACCTGACGATCTGCGCCGCATACATATTCCTGGCCTTCGTGCCGTAG
- a CDS encoding SDR family oxidoreductase: protein MSKIEKKVAIVTGASRGIGREVALRLAKDGFAVVVNFAGSASKADEVVRLIESAGGKALAVQGDVSDSASMEALFDKTQDQFGHVDVVVHSAGVMALSKIADQDLTAFDKVINTNLRGTFIVLGLAAKRVNAGGRIVTFSTSVIAKSFPGYGAYIASKAGAEGLMHVLANELRGRNIAVNAVAPGPVATELFLADKTQEEIERLSKVPPLERLGQPEDIANLVSFLAGPEGGWVNGQVIRSNGGFA from the coding sequence ATGAGCAAGATCGAAAAGAAAGTCGCAATCGTCACAGGTGCCTCGCGCGGCATCGGTCGCGAAGTTGCTCTGCGCCTAGCCAAAGATGGTTTCGCTGTCGTCGTGAACTTTGCAGGCAGCGCCAGCAAGGCAGATGAAGTCGTTCGACTGATCGAGTCTGCCGGCGGTAAGGCACTCGCCGTTCAAGGAGATGTCAGTGATTCGGCGTCGATGGAGGCGCTTTTTGATAAGACGCAAGATCAATTTGGGCATGTGGATGTCGTCGTCCATAGCGCCGGCGTCATGGCGCTGTCCAAGATCGCCGACCAAGACTTGACTGCCTTCGATAAGGTCATCAACACCAATCTGCGCGGGACGTTCATCGTCCTCGGCCTGGCGGCCAAGCGGGTCAATGCTGGCGGCCGCATCGTCACCTTCTCGACCAGCGTGATTGCGAAATCGTTTCCCGGCTATGGTGCTTACATCGCATCCAAGGCAGGCGCCGAGGGCTTGATGCACGTCCTGGCTAACGAACTTCGTGGACGCAACATTGCCGTCAATGCAGTCGCACCTGGCCCGGTCGCCACGGAACTGTTCTTGGCTGACAAGACGCAGGAAGAAATCGAGCGCCTTTCCAAGGTGCCACCACTGGAGCGTCTCGGCCAGCCCGAAGACATTGCCAATCTGGTGTCCTTCCTGGCCGGGCCTGAAGGCGGTTGGGTCAACGGACAGGTCATTCGCTCCAACGGCGGTTTCGCTTGA
- the radC gene encoding RadC family protein, whose protein sequence is MSQLSLSLDTPLMVRDGRGRYRPADADQILEAARQVIDQKMQRGASFSSPAAVKDYLRAKLAGFEHEVFAVLFLDTRHRLIDYVEMFHGTIDAAEVHPREVVKQALRLNAAAVIVSHNHPSGNPEASAADKAMTAQLRQALALVDVRTLDHIIVAGSRTMSFAERGLL, encoded by the coding sequence ATGTCGCAACTCTCCCTCTCTCTCGACACCCCGCTGATGGTGCGCGATGGGCGTGGACGCTATCGGCCGGCGGACGCCGACCAGATTCTGGAAGCCGCGCGCCAGGTCATCGACCAGAAGATGCAGCGCGGTGCATCGTTCAGTTCGCCGGCGGCGGTCAAGGACTACCTGCGCGCCAAGCTGGCCGGTTTCGAGCACGAAGTCTTTGCCGTGCTGTTTCTCGATACGCGCCATCGGCTGATCGACTACGTGGAGATGTTTCACGGCACGATCGACGCGGCCGAGGTGCATCCGCGCGAGGTGGTGAAACAGGCGCTGCGGCTCAATGCGGCGGCGGTCATCGTCTCGCACAACCATCCGAGCGGGAACCCCGAGGCGAGCGCAGCCGACAAGGCGATGACTGCGCAGCTTCGACAGGCGCTGGCGCTGGTGGACGTTCGCACGCTGGATCACATCATCGTCGCGGGGAGCCGCACCATGTCATTCGCCGAACGCGGCCTGCTTTGA
- a CDS encoding GTPase, translating into MNRSLIKSMMPSLVAGHVPRNVRSFKYRVFDDQPQSSTLGFAIDPQPFDGKVVAANDDAIVVKLKPSEFAVLDPNLVTTVPSEGAKVHVQPYARRRFDGLRADTPEERTEYTSDGRPYTIKTHILGSAPAKLPIPEPQCMELGQLIQQLEEMPAPDGFRRITHMLVDAGARDFTWVDPKPSKIIETPPAISFTVSTTKYEGQVTILYDRGGDTYVVELHHDGELVDRHDEVYFDMLGEMLERLIDDGRWRLIDVSVIDAKATRRRQAVTA; encoded by the coding sequence ATGAACCGTTCCCTCATCAAATCCATGATGCCTTCGCTTGTCGCAGGCCATGTACCCCGCAACGTGCGGTCGTTCAAGTACCGCGTGTTCGATGATCAGCCGCAGTCCTCGACGCTGGGCTTCGCCATCGATCCCCAACCCTTCGACGGCAAGGTGGTCGCGGCCAACGACGACGCCATCGTCGTCAAGCTCAAGCCCAGCGAGTTCGCGGTGCTCGATCCCAACTTGGTCACCACCGTTCCCAGCGAGGGTGCCAAGGTGCATGTCCAGCCCTACGCACGGCGCCGTTTCGACGGCCTGCGCGCAGACACGCCGGAAGAGCGCACCGAGTACACGTCGGATGGCAGACCCTACACCATCAAGACGCACATCCTCGGCTCCGCGCCGGCCAAGCTCCCCATCCCCGAGCCGCAGTGCATGGAACTGGGGCAGCTCATCCAGCAGTTGGAGGAAATGCCGGCTCCCGACGGGTTCCGACGCATCACCCACATGCTGGTCGATGCGGGTGCCCGCGATTTCACCTGGGTCGATCCGAAGCCGTCCAAGATCATCGAAACACCCCCGGCGATCAGCTTCACGGTTTCGACCACGAAGTACGAGGGCCAGGTGACGATCCTCTACGACCGCGGCGGCGACACCTACGTGGTGGAGCTGCACCACGACGGCGAGCTGGTCGATCGACACGACGAGGTGTATTTCGACATGCTCGGTGAAATGCTGGAGCGGCTTATCGACGACGGGCGCTGGCGCCTGATCGACGTGAGCGTGATCGACGCCAAGGCCACCCGGCGACGCCAGGCGGTTACGGCATGA
- a CDS encoding DUF3085 domain-containing protein: protein MSLRFKGSDLRPVLAEAVANQCRVVLAKDQGVYFLSEQGERRPDGRVKLLAYAVGCNPDTDPFDDWWELARAELGGDDFGEFFDPKEGVFARILHGTDDLMLSATTTHLSLEVVPSV from the coding sequence ATGTCACTTCGATTCAAAGGCTCCGACCTGCGCCCCGTGCTGGCCGAGGCCGTCGCCAACCAATGCCGCGTCGTCCTTGCCAAGGATCAGGGCGTGTACTTCCTATCCGAACAAGGGGAGCGCCGCCCCGATGGCCGGGTGAAGCTGCTGGCCTATGCCGTCGGCTGCAACCCCGATACCGACCCGTTTGACGACTGGTGGGAACTGGCACGCGCCGAGCTGGGTGGCGACGACTTCGGCGAGTTCTTCGACCCGAAGGAAGGCGTCTTCGCACGCATCCTGCACGGCACGGACGATCTGATGCTGTCCGCCACCACGACGCACCTGTCGCTGGAGGTGGTGCCATCGGTGTAG
- a CDS encoding DUF3577 domain-containing protein, whose protein sequence is MSTTSNEKSYFDLHTSGIGYIQRAREVPVRGGRRAQPFLACTIAALVGSAKDPSYRYFDVKVSGAEAKKLVERYIGVDDPKQRPLVRFRLGDLWGDAYIRDKGEHKGQAAASLKARLLKAEPLDRAELASIKQHELITRGIGYLSRPKDVSPKDGDPFLSCCVAALAGPVGEPEYRYFDTIVATPEAEHLVRRCVQAIEGDRKVLIAFRLNDMKIDPYIRTKGERAGEPGASLESTLVHIGLIKIDGTQVYPTSQAQAEAPQAEDAPAPEAEVAADTAADQPVEPAEREPAGEVEEQEPALAASF, encoded by the coding sequence ATGAGTACCACGTCCAACGAGAAATCGTATTTCGACCTCCACACCTCGGGCATCGGCTACATCCAGCGTGCCCGCGAGGTTCCCGTCCGGGGCGGCCGCCGAGCGCAGCCCTTCCTGGCATGCACCATCGCAGCACTGGTCGGTTCCGCCAAGGACCCCAGCTACCGCTATTTCGACGTCAAGGTCTCGGGTGCCGAGGCCAAGAAACTGGTCGAGCGCTACATCGGCGTTGACGATCCCAAGCAGCGGCCGCTGGTGCGCTTCCGCCTCGGCGACCTCTGGGGCGATGCGTACATCCGCGACAAGGGTGAGCACAAGGGCCAGGCCGCCGCGTCTCTGAAGGCGCGACTGCTGAAGGCCGAGCCGCTTGACCGTGCCGAACTGGCTTCGATCAAGCAGCATGAGCTGATCACCCGCGGCATCGGCTACCTCAGCCGTCCGAAGGACGTCTCCCCCAAGGATGGCGATCCGTTCCTGTCGTGCTGCGTCGCGGCACTGGCCGGGCCTGTCGGTGAACCGGAATATCGGTACTTCGACACCATCGTCGCCACCCCTGAAGCCGAGCACCTGGTTCGCCGGTGCGTGCAGGCCATCGAAGGGGACCGCAAGGTGCTGATCGCCTTCCGTCTGAACGACATGAAGATCGATCCGTACATCCGCACCAAGGGCGAGCGCGCCGGGGAACCGGGAGCGAGCCTGGAATCGACGCTGGTCCACATCGGTCTCATCAAGATCGACGGCACCCAGGTCTATCCGACGAGCCAGGCGCAAGCCGAGGCACCGCAAGCCGAGGACGCACCCGCACCCGAAGCCGAGGTTGCCGCCGACACCGCTGCCGACCAGCCTGTCGAGCCCGCCGAGCGCGAGCCCGCAGGCGAAGTCGAGGAGCAGGAGCCGGCATTGGCTGCTTCGTTCTGA
- a CDS encoding DUF3275 family protein, with translation MAVTSAPEQLGSPITVPGQLTLRTIRGRNGPFNVGRLVTPIGKFAVKDAELEQYPEGKYDGEFIIRYIFPKSYPVGDGMRFEIRANLDGMTLNGIDKLSRDEARSFTTQEVDPLDEELGAQPAATPTKPPKASRPAKPAPVQASADPLIDTTPFGVDAPPPAAAAAAGSTEDGDTALFGLLWPLGESVKLDSTIDRRTLRAQIARLGELGYALDFKTQEWSHQAELQPA, from the coding sequence ATGGCAGTCACATCGGCGCCCGAGCAATTGGGTTCGCCCATCACCGTTCCAGGCCAACTCACGCTGCGCACGATCCGCGGAAGAAACGGCCCTTTCAACGTCGGACGACTTGTCACTCCCATCGGCAAGTTCGCGGTTAAGGATGCGGAGCTGGAGCAGTACCCCGAAGGCAAGTACGACGGGGAGTTCATCATCCGCTACATCTTCCCGAAGTCCTATCCCGTCGGCGACGGTATGCGGTTCGAGATCCGTGCCAACCTGGACGGGATGACGCTCAACGGCATCGACAAACTGAGCCGTGACGAGGCGCGCAGCTTCACCACCCAGGAAGTCGATCCGCTCGATGAAGAACTGGGCGCGCAGCCAGCGGCAACGCCGACCAAGCCCCCCAAGGCATCCAGGCCCGCCAAGCCCGCACCCGTGCAGGCATCGGCAGACCCGCTGATCGATACCACGCCTTTTGGTGTGGATGCCCCGCCGCCCGCTGCGGCTGCTGCCGCTGGTAGCACCGAAGATGGCGACACCGCGCTGTTCGGGCTGCTCTGGCCGCTGGGTGAGTCCGTGAAACTGGATTCGACCATCGACCGCCGCACCCTACGCGCGCAGATCGCCCGCCTGGGTGAACTGGGTTACGCGCTGGACTTCAAGACGCAGGAGTGGAGCCACCAGGCCGAACTGCAACCTGCGTGA
- a CDS encoding conserved plasmid protein: protein MSTIACDAPHSTLDEPAWHAVCKTAAEHAQRGCGLSWDHWVTLFSSEIDAQASRLPESQRAQALEIAAQEWDYATPAERQETQDWNAANGYCSHGIELGYCPAGCGS from the coding sequence ATGTCCACCATCGCTTGCGATGCACCTCATTCCACGCTGGACGAACCCGCCTGGCACGCTGTCTGCAAGACGGCGGCCGAGCACGCCCAGCGTGGTTGCGGCCTGTCCTGGGATCACTGGGTCACGCTTTTCAGTTCGGAGATCGACGCGCAAGCCAGTCGGTTGCCGGAAAGCCAGCGGGCTCAGGCCCTGGAAATCGCGGCCCAGGAATGGGACTACGCAACGCCTGCCGAACGGCAGGAAACACAGGACTGGAACGCTGCAAACGGCTATTGCTCCCATGGCATCGAACTGGGCTACTGCCCGGCCGGTTGCGGCTCCTAG
- a CDS encoding DUF6094 domain-containing protein, whose amino-acid sequence MALMFPRLARNFAKNGYYPTDESTLERALNALMPSDGPMCILDPCAGEGVAIAEAAHALGREQAKAFAVEFDAERARHARGLVDHCLHADLMDTMISKQSFGLLWLNPPYGDLSKDVNGNIGYQGQGRPRLEKLFYQRSVSLLQYGGVLVFIVPGYVLDAELVGWLTRHYTDLRIYRAVEPQFKQVMIFGRRVRQREQVSEGVKAVRNLLLQVGLGEVEAEELPSEWPFLPYIVPASPAEPEHFFRVTMEPEQFADEVGRLQGLWPSLDTHLGASQQSLRPPARALSHWHLALALAAGAISGVVRSKTGRVLVVKGDTHKDKTLQREFTEREDGSVAETRILTDKFVPVIRAWDMTPDSPTRGEVLTIR is encoded by the coding sequence ATGGCCCTCATGTTCCCGCGGCTCGCCCGCAATTTCGCCAAGAACGGGTATTACCCGACCGACGAATCCACGCTCGAAAGAGCCCTCAACGCACTGATGCCCAGCGATGGGCCGATGTGCATCCTCGATCCCTGCGCCGGTGAAGGCGTGGCGATCGCCGAAGCCGCTCATGCCCTCGGGCGCGAGCAGGCCAAGGCGTTCGCCGTCGAGTTCGACGCGGAGCGGGCACGCCATGCCCGCGGTCTCGTCGATCACTGCCTGCACGCCGACCTGATGGACACGATGATCTCCAAGCAGTCCTTCGGACTGCTCTGGCTCAACCCGCCGTATGGCGATCTGTCCAAGGACGTCAACGGCAACATCGGCTATCAGGGCCAAGGTCGCCCTCGACTCGAAAAGCTGTTCTACCAGCGCAGTGTGTCGCTGCTGCAATACGGCGGTGTGCTGGTTTTCATCGTCCCCGGCTACGTGCTCGATGCCGAGCTGGTCGGCTGGCTGACGCGCCACTACACGGACCTGCGGATCTACCGAGCGGTGGAGCCGCAGTTCAAGCAGGTGATGATCTTCGGCCGCAGGGTGCGTCAACGCGAACAAGTCTCCGAAGGCGTCAAGGCCGTGCGCAATCTGCTGCTGCAAGTTGGGCTTGGCGAAGTCGAAGCCGAGGAGCTGCCGAGCGAATGGCCATTCCTGCCGTACATCGTCCCCGCCAGTCCGGCCGAGCCGGAGCATTTCTTCCGCGTGACGATGGAGCCGGAACAGTTCGCCGATGAAGTTGGCCGATTGCAAGGCCTCTGGCCGTCGCTGGACACGCACCTGGGGGCCTCGCAGCAGTCGCTGCGTCCACCGGCGCGTGCCTTGTCCCACTGGCATCTCGCCCTGGCCCTGGCCGCGGGCGCGATCTCGGGGGTTGTGCGCTCCAAGACCGGACGTGTGCTCGTCGTCAAAGGTGATACCCACAAGGACAAGACGCTCCAGCGGGAATTCACCGAACGCGAAGACGGCTCCGTCGCCGAAACCCGCATCCTCACCGACAAGTTCGTGCCGGTCATCCGCGCATGGGACATGACGCCTGATTCCCCGACGCGGGGCGAGGTGTTGACCATCCGCTGA
- a CDS encoding plasmid related protein, with amino-acid sequence MTCGVDALIQQGRLNPVPYLLRHLNGDWGDLDDCDKRQNDAALKSGEERLFSSYQIAPSLQLWIITEWDRSVTTLLLPSEY; translated from the coding sequence ATGACCTGTGGCGTCGATGCCCTGATTCAACAAGGCCGGCTCAACCCGGTTCCGTACCTGCTTCGCCATCTCAATGGCGACTGGGGCGACCTGGACGACTGCGACAAGCGGCAGAACGATGCCGCCTTGAAGTCGGGCGAGGAACGCCTGTTTTCCTCCTACCAGATCGCCCCCTCCCTGCAACTGTGGATCATTACCGAATGGGATCGCAGCGTGACCACGCTGCTGCTTCCCAGCGAGTACTGA
- a CDS encoding helicase-related protein — protein MSLDLETTAADADPVQGELLDAESSPLTLSLQDFVGEFGDELLNALNSANPPVYNGQPQAHRQLVVASLKRKLFPAQAEVVHAAAELLIDRGERAAIVNGEMGCGKTTVGIATAAVLNAEGYRRTLVLSPPHLVYKWRREIQETVAGAKVWVLNGPDTLVKLIKLREQLNVQPTGQEFFVLGRVRMRMGFHWKPVFTQRRTRHGNVAACPDCGTVITDLDGEPVNPVALQAEEYRRRCSHCAAPLWTLIRPRSLSGSDQSSAVLKALKRIPTIGEVTAQKLMQKFGDGFLASMLGDNIHEFINLMDGNGELVFSDRQATRMERAMANMEFGFGEGGYQPSEFIKRYLPQGTFDLCIADEAHEYKNGGSAQGQAMGVLAAKARKTLLLTGTLMGGYGDDLFYLLFRALPGRMIEDGYRPTTSGSMTSAAMAFMRDHGVLKDIYSESAGTAHKTARGTKVSVRTVKAPGFGPKGVLRCILPFTIFLKLKDIGGNVLPPYDEEFREVAMDTAQAAAYRDLAGRLTAELKQALARRDTTLLGVVLNVLLAWPDCCFRSETVVHPRTRNTLAFVPAQFNEFEVTPKERELIDICKEEKAQGRKVLAYTVYTGTRDTTSRLKVLLEQEGFRVAVLRASVDASRREDWIAEQLDRGIDVLITNPELVKTGLDLLDFPTIVFMQSGYNVYSLQQAARRSWRIGQKQPVRVIYLGYAGSSQMTCLELMAKKIMVSQSTSGDVPESGLDVLNQDGDSVEVALARQLVAA, from the coding sequence ATGTCCCTCGATCTCGAAACCACTGCCGCCGATGCCGACCCCGTACAGGGCGAGCTGCTGGATGCGGAATCTTCCCCTCTGACCCTGAGCCTTCAGGATTTCGTCGGCGAGTTCGGCGACGAACTGCTCAACGCCCTCAACAGCGCGAATCCGCCGGTCTATAACGGCCAGCCGCAGGCGCACCGGCAACTCGTCGTCGCCAGCCTCAAGCGCAAGCTGTTCCCGGCCCAGGCCGAAGTCGTCCACGCCGCCGCCGAGCTGCTGATCGACCGTGGCGAACGCGCCGCGATCGTCAATGGCGAAATGGGCTGCGGCAAGACGACCGTCGGCATCGCGACGGCCGCCGTACTCAACGCCGAAGGCTACCGCCGCACCCTGGTTCTTTCGCCGCCGCACCTTGTTTACAAGTGGCGGCGAGAGATCCAAGAGACGGTGGCAGGCGCCAAGGTGTGGGTGCTCAACGGGCCGGATACGCTCGTCAAGCTCATCAAGCTGCGCGAGCAGTTGAATGTCCAGCCCACGGGCCAGGAGTTCTTTGTCTTAGGCCGGGTCAGGATGCGGATGGGGTTCCACTGGAAACCCGTCTTCACCCAACGGCGTACCCGTCACGGCAACGTGGCGGCGTGCCCGGACTGCGGCACGGTCATCACCGACCTCGACGGCGAGCCGGTCAACCCGGTCGCGCTCCAAGCCGAGGAATACCGCAGGAGGTGCAGCCATTGCGCCGCACCCCTGTGGACACTGATCCGCCCGCGCAGCCTGTCCGGCAGCGACCAGTCCTCGGCCGTGCTGAAAGCCTTGAAGCGCATCCCGACCATCGGGGAAGTCACCGCGCAGAAGCTGATGCAGAAGTTCGGCGACGGCTTCCTCGCGTCGATGCTGGGCGACAACATCCATGAGTTCATCAATCTCATGGACGGCAACGGTGAACTGGTGTTTTCCGACCGTCAGGCCACGCGCATGGAGCGTGCGATGGCCAACATGGAGTTCGGCTTTGGCGAGGGCGGCTACCAGCCGTCCGAGTTCATCAAGCGCTACCTGCCGCAAGGCACGTTCGACCTGTGCATCGCGGACGAGGCCCACGAGTACAAGAACGGCGGCAGTGCCCAGGGCCAGGCCATGGGCGTGCTGGCGGCGAAGGCTCGCAAGACCTTGCTGCTGACAGGCACGCTGATGGGCGGCTACGGGGACGACCTGTTCTACCTGCTGTTCCGAGCCCTGCCTGGGCGGATGATCGAAGACGGCTACCGCCCGACCACGAGCGGCAGCATGACCTCGGCGGCCATGGCGTTCATGAGGGACCACGGGGTCCTCAAGGACATCTACTCCGAAAGCGCAGGCACGGCGCACAAGACGGCCAGGGGCACCAAGGTATCGGTGCGCACGGTCAAGGCTCCCGGCTTCGGGCCGAAAGGGGTCTTGCGGTGCATCCTGCCGTTCACGATCTTCCTCAAGCTCAAGGACATCGGCGGCAACGTCCTGCCGCCGTATGACGAGGAGTTCCGTGAAGTCGCAATGGACACGGCGCAAGCCGCGGCCTACCGCGACCTGGCGGGTCGGCTGACCGCGGAGCTGAAACAAGCTCTGGCGCGACGCGATACGACGCTGCTGGGTGTGGTCCTCAACGTGCTGCTGGCCTGGCCGGACTGCTGCTTCCGGTCGGAGACCGTGGTGCATCCGCGCACGCGCAACACCTTGGCGTTCGTCCCGGCTCAGTTCAACGAGTTCGAGGTAACGCCGAAAGAGCGCGAGCTGATCGACATCTGCAAAGAGGAGAAGGCGCAGGGCCGCAAGGTTCTGGCCTACACGGTCTATACCGGCACGCGCGACACCACGTCGCGCTTGAAGGTATTGCTGGAACAAGAAGGTTTTCGGGTGGCGGTGCTGCGCGCAAGCGTGGATGCCAGCCGCCGCGAGGACTGGATCGCCGAGCAATTGGACCGTGGCATCGACGTGCTCATCACCAACCCCGAGCTGGTCAAGACGGGCTTGGACCTGTTGGACTTCCCGACGATCGTTTTCATGCAGTCGGGCTACAACGTGTACTCGCTCCAGCAGGCGGCACGCCGTTCTTGGCGCATCGGACAGAAACAGCCGGTGCGCGTGATCTACCTCGGCTACGCCGGTTCCTCGCAGATGACCTGCCTGGAGCTGATGGCCAAGAAGATCATGGTCTCGCAGTCCACCTCGGGCGACGTGCCCGAATCGGGCCTGGATGTGCTCAACCAAGACGGTGATTCCGTCGAGGTCGCGCTGGCCCGGCAACTGGTCGCCGCCTGA
- the pilL2 gene encoding PFGI-1 class ICE element type IV pilus protein PilL2, with protein MCPSPPWFHHPERRLLAGFLGLLWSVLAGGCATTSTPVAPDTIEEVSAVPAPEAPEYIPVVRYGRYTLVELAPTAAQRDLLLQTIDVSMPEDARATVGDGLRHVLKRSGYQLCETAHAVIELYALPLPAAHLHLGPMTLRDALLTLAGPAWELHADDRARQICFERPGDSMTADNAPAPPATEAVQTFPLVPAASGGQP; from the coding sequence ATGTGCCCCTCTCCACCTTGGTTTCACCATCCCGAACGCCGCCTGCTGGCGGGTTTTCTCGGCCTGCTTTGGTCGGTGCTGGCTGGCGGCTGCGCGACGACGAGCACGCCGGTTGCGCCCGACACCATCGAGGAAGTCTCGGCCGTGCCCGCACCCGAGGCACCCGAGTACATCCCCGTCGTGCGCTATGGCCGCTACACCCTCGTGGAACTGGCACCGACAGCAGCGCAGCGCGACCTGCTGTTGCAGACCATCGACGTTTCCATGCCCGAGGATGCCCGCGCCACGGTCGGCGACGGACTACGGCATGTCCTCAAGCGCAGTGGCTACCAGCTCTGCGAGACCGCGCATGCGGTTATCGAGCTGTACGCGCTGCCGCTGCCGGCGGCGCACCTGCACCTCGGCCCCATGACCTTGCGCGATGCGCTGCTCACGCTGGCTGGTCCGGCCTGGGAACTGCACGCGGATGACCGCGCGCGGCAAATCTGCTTCGAGCGACCCGGCGACAGCATGACCGCCGACAACGCACCCGCGCCGCCCGCCACCGAGGCGGTGCAGACGTTCCCGCTGGTGCCCGCGGCATCGGGAGGCCAGCCATGA